One region of Mycolicibacterium rhodesiae NBB3 genomic DNA includes:
- the rplP gene encoding 50S ribosomal protein L16: MLIPRKVKHRKQHHPRQRGIASGGTSVSFGDYGIQALEHAYITNRQIESARIAINRHIKRGGKVWINIFPDRPLTKKPAETRMGSGKGSPEWWVANVKPGRVLFELSYPDEKTAREALTRAIHKLPIKARIVTREEHF; this comes from the coding sequence ATGTTGATTCCCCGTAAGGTCAAGCACCGCAAGCAACATCACCCGAGGCAGCGCGGCATCGCCAGCGGCGGCACCTCGGTGAGCTTCGGTGACTATGGCATCCAGGCGCTCGAGCACGCGTACATCACCAACCGGCAGATCGAGTCCGCTCGTATCGCCATCAACCGGCACATCAAGCGTGGCGGCAAGGTGTGGATCAACATCTTCCCGGACCGTCCGCTGACCAAGAAGCCTGCCGAAACCCGCATGGGTTCGGGTAAGGGTTCGCCGGAGTGGTGGGTCGCCAACGTCAAGCCGGGCCGCGTGCTCTTCGAGCTCAGCTACCCCGACGAGAAGACTGCGCGCGAGGCGCTCACCCGCGCGATCCACAAGCTGCCGATCAAGGCACGCATCGTTACCCGAGAGGAGCACTTCTGA
- the rpsC gene encoding 30S ribosomal protein S3 translates to MGQKINPHGFRLGITTDWKSRWYADKQYKDYVKEDVAIRRLLATGLERAGIADVEIERTRDRVRVDIHTARPGIVIGRRGTEADRIRADLEKLTGKQVQLNILEVKNPESQAQLVAQGVAEQLSNRVAFRRAMRKAIQSAMRQPNVKGIRVQCSGRLGGAEMSRSEFYREGRVPLHTLRADIDYGLYEAKTTFGRIGVKVWIYKGDIVGGKRELTAAVPAGADRPRRERPSGTRPRRSGASGTTATSTEAGRAATEEAPAAPAVAEATTGTEAAAGDAAAPESTES, encoded by the coding sequence GTGGGCCAGAAAATCAATCCCCACGGCTTCCGGCTCGGAATCACCACCGACTGGAAGTCCCGGTGGTACGCCGACAAGCAGTACAAGGATTACGTCAAGGAAGACGTGGCGATCCGCCGGCTGCTTGCGACCGGTCTCGAGCGCGCCGGCATCGCCGACGTGGAGATCGAGCGCACCCGTGACCGGGTTCGGGTCGACATCCACACCGCGCGTCCCGGCATCGTCATCGGCCGCCGCGGCACCGAGGCCGACCGTATCCGGGCCGACCTGGAGAAGCTGACCGGCAAGCAGGTTCAGCTGAACATCCTCGAGGTGAAAAACCCTGAGTCGCAGGCTCAGTTGGTGGCCCAGGGCGTTGCCGAGCAGCTGAGCAACCGTGTCGCGTTCCGTCGTGCCATGCGCAAGGCCATCCAATCCGCGATGCGCCAACCGAATGTCAAGGGCATCCGAGTGCAGTGCTCGGGCCGCCTCGGCGGCGCCGAGATGAGCCGCTCGGAGTTCTACCGCGAGGGTCGGGTGCCGCTGCACACGCTGCGCGCCGACATCGACTACGGGCTGTACGAAGCCAAGACCACCTTCGGCCGCATCGGCGTGAAGGTCTGGATCTACAAGGGCGACATCGTCGGCGGCAAGCGCGAGCTGACCGCCGCGGTTCCGGCAGGCGCGGACCGCCCGCGTCGCGAGCGTCCGTCGGGCACCCGTCCGCGTCGCAGCGGCGCATCGGGCACCACCGCGACGAGTACCGAAGCAGGTCGTGCTGCCACTGAGGAAGCCCCGGCAGCACCTGCGGTCGCTGAGGCCACCACAGGTACCGAGGCCGCTGCCGGCGACGCAGCAGCCCCGGAGAGCACGGAGAGCTAG
- the rplV gene encoding 50S ribosomal protein L22 codes for MTSVETYPSATAVARFVRISPTKARRVIDLVRGKSVTEALDILRWAPQDASEPVAKVIASAAANAQNNEGLDPSTLVVATVYADGGPTAKRIRPRAQGRAFRIRKRTSHITVIVESRPSRSGGRDGGSASSASAARSRRAQGSKAAASKKASGAAPAATSSPAKKAAAETETVTVETAPAKKAAAKKASSKKADEVKTTEASDEAKEGSE; via the coding sequence ATGACTTCCGTTGAGACATATCCGTCCGCGACAGCAGTCGCGCGCTTCGTGCGCATTTCGCCGACCAAGGCGCGCCGGGTCATCGACCTGGTGCGCGGTAAGTCGGTGACCGAGGCGCTCGACATTCTGCGGTGGGCACCTCAGGACGCCAGCGAGCCGGTAGCCAAGGTGATCGCCAGTGCCGCGGCCAACGCGCAGAACAACGAGGGTCTGGATCCGTCCACCCTCGTGGTCGCCACCGTCTACGCCGACGGCGGTCCGACCGCCAAGCGCATCCGGCCGCGTGCCCAGGGACGTGCGTTCCGGATTCGCAAGCGCACCAGCCACATCACGGTGATCGTGGAGAGCAGGCCCAGCCGTTCCGGTGGGCGTGACGGTGGCTCCGCTTCGTCCGCCAGCGCAGCACGCTCGCGTCGCGCACAGGGCAGCAAGGCGGCCGCATCGAAGAAGGCATCTGGAGCCGCCCCGGCGGCGACATCGAGCCCGGCGAAGAAGGCGGCAGCCGAGACCGAGACAGTCACTGTCGAAACGGCGCCGGCCAAGAAGGCCGCCGCGAAGAAGGCTTCTTCGAAGAAGGCCGACGAAGTAAAGACCACAGAAGCTTCTGACGAAGCGAAGGAGGGCTCGGAGTAG
- the rpsS gene encoding 30S ribosomal protein S19 yields the protein MPRSLKKGPFVDDHLLKKVDLQNEKNTKQVIKTWSRRSTIIPDFIGHTFAVHDGRKHVPVFVTEAMVGHKLGEFAPTRTFKGHIKDDRKAKRR from the coding sequence ATGCCACGCAGCCTGAAGAAGGGCCCGTTCGTCGACGACCATCTGCTCAAGAAGGTCGACCTACAGAACGAGAAGAACACCAAGCAGGTCATCAAGACCTGGTCGCGTCGATCGACGATCATCCCCGACTTCATCGGGCATACCTTCGCGGTGCACGACGGCCGCAAGCATGTCCCGGTGTTCGTCACCGAGGCGATGGTCGGGCACAAGCTCGGCGAATTCGCACCGACCCGCACGTTCAAGGGTCACATCAAGGACGACCGGAAGGCTAAGCGGCGATGA
- the rplB gene encoding 50S ribosomal protein L2, whose amino-acid sequence MGIRKYKPTTPGRRGSSVSDFAEITRDHPEKSLVRPLHGKGGRNAHGRITTRHKGGGHKRAYRVIDFRRNDKDGVNAKVAHIEYDPNRTANIALLHFLDGEKRYIIAPQGLSQGDVVESGANADIKPGNNLPLRNIPAGTLIHAVELRPGGGAKLARSAGASIQLLGKEGTYASLRMPSGEIRRVDVRCRATVGEVGNAEQANINWGKAGRMRWKGKRPTVRGVVMNPVDHPHGGGEGKTSGGRHPVSPWGKPEGRTRKSHKPSDKLIVRRRRTGKNKR is encoded by the coding sequence ATGGGAATTCGCAAGTACAAGCCGACGACCCCCGGTCGTCGCGGTTCTAGCGTCTCCGATTTCGCCGAGATCACTCGCGACCATCCGGAGAAGTCGCTGGTTCGCCCGCTGCACGGTAAGGGCGGCCGCAACGCACACGGTCGGATCACCACGCGTCACAAGGGTGGCGGCCACAAGCGCGCCTACCGGGTGATCGACTTCCGTCGCAACGACAAGGACGGCGTCAACGCGAAGGTCGCTCACATCGAGTACGACCCGAACCGCACCGCCAACATCGCACTACTGCACTTCCTGGACGGCGAGAAGCGCTACATCATTGCGCCGCAGGGACTGTCGCAGGGCGACGTCGTGGAGTCCGGCGCCAACGCCGACATCAAGCCGGGCAACAACCTGCCGCTGCGCAACATCCCGGCGGGCACGCTCATCCACGCGGTGGAGCTGCGTCCCGGTGGCGGTGCCAAGCTGGCGCGGTCGGCCGGTGCGAGCATCCAGCTGCTGGGTAAGGAAGGCACCTACGCCTCGCTGCGTATGCCGTCCGGTGAAATCCGTCGCGTCGACGTGCGCTGCCGCGCCACCGTCGGCGAGGTCGGCAATGCCGAGCAGGCGAACATCAACTGGGGTAAGGCCGGCCGTATGCGGTGGAAGGGCAAGCGCCCCACCGTCCGTGGTGTCGTGATGAACCCGGTCGACCACCCGCACGGTGGCGGTGAGGGTAAGACCTCCGGCGGCCGTCACCCGGTCAGCCCGTGGGGTAAGCCCGAAGGCCGTACCCGCAAGTCGCACAAGCCAAGCGACAAACTCATCGTCCGTCGCCGCCGCACCGGCAAGAATAAGCGCTAG
- the rplW gene encoding 50S ribosomal protein L23, whose translation MATVTDPRDIILAPVISEKSYGLIEENVYTFVVHPDSNKTQIKIAIEKIFKVKVDSVNTLNRQGKRKRTRAGYGKRKDTKRAIVTLAAGSKPIDLFGAPA comes from the coding sequence ATGGCGACCGTCACTGATCCACGCGACATCATCTTGGCGCCGGTGATCTCCGAGAAGTCCTACGGACTCATCGAAGAGAACGTGTACACGTTCGTCGTGCACCCGGACTCCAACAAGACGCAGATCAAGATCGCGATCGAGAAGATCTTCAAGGTGAAGGTCGACTCGGTCAACACGCTCAATCGGCAGGGCAAGCGCAAGCGCACTCGCGCCGGCTACGGCAAGCGCAAGGACACCAAGCGCGCCATAGTCACGCTGGCCGCTGGCAGCAAGCCAATCGACCTCTTCGGAGCACCGGCCTGA